The sequence below is a genomic window from Thalassomonas haliotis.
AGCAAAAAACCACGGCATCGGCATTAACTATGTGCCGGTCAATCTTGAACCTTGTCTGGTGCTCAGGGGAAAATGGCTGCACCAGGCCGGTTTTACCATAGGGCAAAAGGTCGATGTGGTCATCAAGCCGGATGAAATTATGCTCACCCGCCAACAGGAGAGCCTAACCCCGCCAATCGATAAATAAAGGTTCAAGCCACTGCGTCCATTGGCAGATGCGGTGGCTTTATAGCCATTCCACTTCAAGATGCAACTTCACAGTTCAGCATTATTGTTGAAAAGATTGTGCGAAAGAATCATCGGCTAACGCCTGTCTATCTTTACCTGACCCCCAGCTACTTAACGGCCAGAAACCGCCACAGGATCCCTTAATGCGAAAATCTAACCGCTCCATAAAAAAAGCCAGCACGCGCATTCATTTGCTCACAACCTTATTAGCTATCACAGTAACCGGTATGGTTCCTGTAACTCATGCCTTTGAAAAAACAGTCAATAAACCCGCAAAGGTGATGACTCAGGGCATTAACCATCTAGGCCTGACCGTCGCTAAATTAGATCAGAGCGTGCGTTTTTTTACCGAGACCTTAGGCTGGCAGCTCAAAGGTGGCGTTCCTTCCTATCCGGCTAAATTTGTCAGTGACGGTAAATTATTTATCACCCTATGGCAGGCTAAGGATCCTGAAAAAGCCGTTCCCTTCAACCGGAAAACCAATATAGGTTTGCATCATTTGGCCTTAACGGTAGACAGCTTTGAAACCTTAGATTTATTACATCAGCGCTTTTTGCATACGCCGGGAGTGGTGATTGAATTTGCTCCCGAGCTCAATGGCAAGGGGCCAACCAAACATATGATGATCCGGGAGCCAAGCGGCAACCGTATCGAGTTTGCCCATAATCCTCCTAAAAATTAACCCAGAAGGATCAACAAGCTGACATAAGTGAACAGGACCCCCCCTGCATACACTTCAACAAAAAAGCCCGAAATGGATACTTTCACTTCGGGCTTTGTTAAACATCTACCGGTAAAAACCGGCGTGTTTTATTCCTGAATAAGCGCCGCCATCATCTTATTGGCAATATCAACATGGTGCTGCATGGTCGAAAACTGCTTAGTGATCGCCTCCGGACCAAAGACATATACCGGCACAGGCGCTGCGGTATGGGTACCGGTTCCCCAAACAATGTTTTGCTCTTTTGCCAGGGCGCGACCGATTAAATCACCGTGAATTTCATCACCGTAAACATAGAACTCTTTAAAATCGTTCACTTTCGGGAACTCTTGGGCACTTAAGTAGCTGTGATCATGCACCAGGTAGTCATTCACCTCGCGCTCGCCGATAAATTCAGCTTCTTCGGCAGTCACTTTAAATTCACTGTGAGTATTGATAGCATCCGCCCATTGCTCACCCGTGGTATTGGTGAAGTCCCAGTCGGCACTGACAATATCCATCATGTCGTAGAAGGTACCGGTTTGACCATAAAGCATATCCAGTTTGCTTAACGCGCCAAAGTTAAAATTTGGCTTGTATTCACGACCCTTCATACCGTCGCCGTCAAGGATTTGGGCTTCGGGTAAGTCGTTACGGGAATAACTGAAACCGAAACTGCCGGTTTCATGATCGGCGGTAACCACTACCAGGGTGTCATCTCTGTCTTTTACCCACTCATATACTGCGGCTATGGCTTCATCGAATTTTAGTAATTCATGCAGCATCCAGCCGGCATCATTAAGGTGACCGGCCCAGTCGATTTGCCCTCCCTCAATCATCAGGAAGAAACCGTCGGGATCTTTAGCCAGGATATCCAGGGCTTTTAAGGTCATTTCCCTCAATGAAGGCTGGGTACAGCTGTTATCTTTTTTACAGTCGCTATAGGCAATACCGTCCGCCATGCCCGAGTTGGCAAACAGACCTAATATTTTTGTGCCTTCATCGGTGGCAGCGCTATTAAGCTGGTCACGGTCAAAAGCCAGGTGATAGCCGTATTCATTTTTCGCTTCGAGCAAAAGGTTACGGTCATCGCTGCGCTTCGATTTTTTATAGACACTTTCCGGTGCGCCTAAATCCGCCATCGTTTGCCGATCGGCTTCATCGGTTTTAATATCTGATGGCAGAAATACCCGGGCGCCACCGGACAACATCAAATCAACACTGCCGGAAGCAATCAATTCTTCAGCAATTTCAGCTTCCAGCGAGCGATGCGGCTGATGGGCGGCAAAGGCTGCCGGCGTAGCATGGGTGATACGGGTATCAGACACCAGGCCGGTGGCTTTACCCTGGGCCTTGGCTTTTTCCAGGATGGTTTTAACAACATTACCTTCGCTGTCCAGGCCAATCATTTCCGAGCCGGCGGCAACACCTGTCGCCAACTGGCTGGCGGAACAGGCAGAGTCCACCACTAAACTACCGTTGGCACCAAAAGGAGCGTTTAATGATAAACCCAGCTGACCCGCCTGAGCCAATTTGGTCAATGCGGTTTCATTGCCCGAGGCATTATAAGTAGAGTTGGGGGCACGGCGGGCATATTCTTCCAACAGGCCAACCTGTTGCGGTCCCATGCCGTCGCCTATCATTAAAATCACATTTTTAACGCTGGTGACGTCCTCGTTGGTTTCCCTGGGCACTTCAACTTCTTTAATAACTTCCACTTCCTTGATCACTTCACGGGTATCGTCGTCATTACAACCCGCTAAAAATACCCCGGAGACCACCATGGCCAGCATAGTTTTCTTGAACATCATTCAACCCTTATAAACGGTGTGATAAAAATAGTTGCCGCTAAATTAGTGCTAAAAGGTGACAAAAGAAAGACAGATTTAAGACAGAATTATTACAACTCTGACCAGCTAGCGATAAATCAATCAACTGAATTTACAGATAAAAAAGTACAATTGTTAACCAAATCTGCCAGATATAAAGCTAAACTTAAACCTCCACGCTCAAAATAAAAAACGTGGCAAAGAGGGCAAAATTAGGTATAGTGCGCGCCCCTGAATTTTCGAAGTAAGCTTTTTAAAAGGAACGACAGTGGCAGCCAGTGGTAACTTATTTATTTTGTCGGCCCCCAGCGGAGCCGGTAAATCAAGCCTGATCACCGCATTACTGAAGCAGGCATCACCAAGACCTATGCAGGTTTCTGTTTCCCATACTACGCGCGCCCCCCGCCCGGGTGAAAACAATGGCGAACATTACCATTTTGTCAGCGTTGATGAATTTAAAAAGCAAATCGAGCAAAAAGCCTTTTACGAATACGCCGAAGTATTCGGTAATTATTACGGCACCAGTGAGGCCGCCATTGATGCCCAGCTGGCACGCGGCATAGATGTTTTCCTGGATATCGACTGGCAGGGCGCCCAGCAGGTACGGATGAAAAAGCCGGAAGTGACCACGATTTTCATCAGTCCGCCGTCAAAGCAGGAGCTGGAAAACCGCCTGCGCAGCCGCGGCCAGGACAGCGACGAAGTGATCCGCGATCGCATGGCCCAGGCCAAGGCAGAATGTTCCCATTACCAGGAATTTGATTACATTATTGTTAACGATGACTTTGATCGGGCACTGCTTGATCTTACCACTATCGTGAACAACCAACGCTTAAAGCGTAGTCAGCAGATAGAAAAACATCAGGATTTGTTTAATGATCTATTGGCTAACGATTAAGCATGAAGTAAACTACGCTACTATTTTATAAATTTTATTGTTGGAGTGACCTAATGGCTCGCGTAACTGTTGAAGATGCCGTAGATAAAATCGGTAATCGTTTTGACCTGGTGCTGGTAGCATCTCGTCGTGCCCGCCAAATTGCAACCGGCGGAAAAGATCCTTTGGTTGAGCTTGAAAATGACAAACCAACAGTATTGGCGTTACGTGAGATCGAAGAAGGTTTAATCACCACAGATGTCATGAACAGCGCTGAGCGTCATGCACAGGTAGAGCAGGAATCGGCCGAACTTGCTGCCGTTGCCGCTATTGTTGGTGGACAAAACGCAGAGTAACTCTTCTCTGGGTTGTTGTCTGAAAACGCGTAATAACTGGCTTCAGTTTTGCGCGTTTTTTATTTTCACGGCTTTTTTTGAAAATCGAAAAATTTCATACCCAGAAAAGGTTTATAGCCATTGGCTTTATCGGCAAATACACGTATCCTGTGATTTGTCCCCTAGATTAATATTCACCGAGCTGCAAAACATTAAGGGAGTTTTTGGTGTACCTTTTTGAACCATTAAAAGAACATGTTTCCGGTTACCTGTCCCCAGAGCAGATAGAGCTGCTCAAACAAGCTTATATCGTGGCCAGGGATGCCCATGAAGGCCAGATGCGCTCCAGCGGCGAACCTTATATTACTCACCCGGTGGCCGTTGCCCTTAACCTGGCGAAAATGCACCTGGACCATGAAACCTTAATGGCGGCACTGCTCCATGATGTCATTGAAGATACCAGCACTACCAAAGACGAACTGGCAGAGCTGTTCGGCCATACTGTGGCCGAGCTGGTGGAAGGGGTCAGCAAGCTAGACAAGCTCAAATTCGATAATAAAGAAGAAATGCAGGCGGAAAATTTCCGTAAAATGGTACTGGCCATGGTGCAGGATATCAGGGTGATCCTGATCAAACTCGCCGACCGTACCCATAATATGCGTACCCTGGAGTCACTCAGACCCGACAAACGCCGCCGCATCGCCCGGGAAACCCTGGATATATACGCCCCCATCGCCAACCGCCTCGGCATTCATGACATTAAAAACGAATTGGAAATCCTCGGCTTTGAAGCCCTGTATCCGATGCGCAGCCGGGCATTAAAGTCGGCGGTCAAGCAAGCCCGCGGCAACCGTAAAGAAATTATCAATAATATCCAGGAAGAAATCACCGCCCGCCTGGAAGAAAGCGGTATTCCTGCCACTATCGTCGGCCGGGAAAAGCACTTATATTCCATCTACCGTAAAATGTTAAACAAAGAACTGATGTTTAACGAGGTGATGGATATTTATGCCTTTAGGGTTATCGTCGATAATAAGTTTGACGATTGCTACCGCGCCCTGGGGGCGGTACACAACCTGTTTAAGCCGATCGAAACCCGGTTCAAAGATTATATCGCCATCCCCAAAACCAACGGCTACCAGTCGCTGCATACTTCCCTGATCGGCCCCCACGGGATCCCGGTAGAAATTCAGATCCGTACCAAAGACATGGATCAAATGGCGGATAAAGGGGTCGCGGCCCACTGGTTGTACAAACAAGACGGCGACGACAGCGGCACCACGGCGCAGATGAAAGCCCGCCGCTGGATGCAGAGCCTGCTGGAATTACAACAAAGCGCCGGCAGCTCGTTTGAATTTATCGAAAACGTAAAATCGGATCTATTCCCGGAAGAAATTTATGTCTTTACCCCGGACGGCCGTATCATCGAGCTGCCGATGGGCGCCACCGCGGTCGACTTTGCCTACGCGGTACACACAGACGTCGGCAACTCCTGTGTCGGCGCCAAGGTTGACCGCAAGCCTTATCCGCTCAGCCAGCCGATAGACTCGGGCCAAACCATAGAAGTGATCACTTCCTCGGCAGCGCGACCCAATGCCACCTGGCTCAACTTCGTGGTAACCGCCAAGGCCAGGTTACAGATCCGTACCTATTTGCGCTCCCAGGAAAAAACCGAGTCCCAGGCACTGGGTTTACGGTTGTTAAGCCATGCCTTAGGCAAAACCGCGCTGGAAGATATTTCCCAGGAAAAAATCGACTCTGTGGTCAAGGAAACCGGCAATGCCAGTTTTGAAAATCTTTTGATCAACATAGGCTTAGGTAATGCCCTCAGTATCGGCATTGCCCGGCGTTTAACCGACGAATTTACCGAAGACAGCGAGCTGGAGCCGACGAGTAGCAAAACCAAGATGCCGATCAAAGGCACCGAAGGCATGCTGGTGAATTACGGTAAATGTTGCCGCCCGATCCCCGGCGACAGTATTCTTGCCTACCTCAGCCCGGGTAAGGGCCTGATGGTACACCAGCAGGGTTGCCGCAACATTAAAGGCCATGAGCAGGGCAGCTTGTTCCCGGTGAAATGGGACAGCGATATCGACCGCGACTTTATTGCCCGCCTGCGCATTGAAATAATTAACCACCAGGGGGCGCTTGCCGCCCTCACCAATGTCATCGCCCGCGGAGAGTCCAACGTACACTCCCTCAATACCGATGAAAAAGACTCCGGCTTATATACCATAGATCTGGAGATCACCTGTCGAAACCGCGTACATTTAGCCGATATTATTAGAAAAATTAAGGTTATGGTGGATGTACAACGCGTGATCCGTAACAAATAAAAGAGAAATTTATGAAAACCATTATCAAAACAGACAATGCCCCCAGCGCTATCGGCACCTACAGCCAGGCGGTAAAAGTAAAAAACACCGTATACCTTTCCGGCCAGATCCCTTTAGATCCAAATAGCATGGAAATCGTTGGCAACACTTTTGAAGAGCAGGCAGAGCAGGTATTTAAAAACCTGGTCGCCGTATGCGAAGCCGCCGACGGCAGCATCAACGATATGGTCAAAGTCAATATCTTCATGACCGACCTGAACAATTTCGCCACCGTCAATGAAGTAATGAGCCGTTACTTCAAAGAACCTTATCCGGCACGCGCCGCCATAGGTGTTTCTCAATTGCCTAAAGGCGTCGACATTGAGATAGACGGCATCATGGAATTGCCCAGCGTCGACTAGCATTGCTCTAACAGAGTAGTAGCAACATCTTAACCCCCGATCGCTGGCAAAAAGTGATCGGACAGAGCTAAAACCTTAAGTAGTTACCTTATGACACCAGAAAGACATGAACGCATCAAGCTGATGCTGGATAAACGCCAACCGGATCTCACCGTTTGCATGGAAGGCGTGCACAAAAACCATAACCTGGCCGCCGTGGTACGTACCTGCGATGCCATAGGTGTCAGCGATGTGCACGCGGTATGGAAAAGCGAACAGATGCGGGTTTCCGGGGGCAGCGCCGCCGGCAGTCAAAACTGGATTGACGTACATAACTACACCACCACAGAAGACGCCATCGCCGAGCTGAAAAAGCAAAATATGCAGGTGCTGGTAACTAACCTGTCACCGACGGCGGTAGATTTTCGCGAAGTTGATTATACCAAACCGACCGCCATTATCCTCGGCCAGGAAAAATTCGGCGCTTCACAAACCGCGTTGGATTTGGCGGATCAGGATATCATTATTCCTATGGTCGGCATGGTGCAGTCGTTAAATGTTTCCGTGGCCTGCTCGGTGGTATTATATGAAGCCCAGCGCCAGCGCCAGCTTGCCGGACTGTACGACAGCCCGCGCTTATCCGAAGAGCGCCGCCAACGCGTGCTGTTCGAAGGCGGCCATCCTATTTTTGCCAAAGCCTGTGTCCGCAAAGGTTTGCCTTATCCTAAAATCGACGATGAAGGACAGATCATCGCCAGCGATGACTGGTGGCAAAAAATGCAGATGACCAAAGAAACCTGGCAGGATATCGACGACTAAACCATGGCGACTCAGGCTTCATCCGGGCAGGGCTTAAGCAACCTGGCGATCACCCCGGTGACCGTACTTAAAGGTGTCGGTCCCGGTATGGCCAAAAAACTGGAAAAGGTCGGCTTGCTGACCATCCAGGATCTGCTGTTTCACCTGCCGCTGCGTTATGAAGACCGCACCCGGATCCTCTCCATCGGCGAGCTGGTGCCCGGCATACATACCAATGTTATCGGTGAAGTCGTCAACAACCAGATAGTGCAGGGGAAACGCCGCATGCTGGTGGTCACCTTAAGTGACGATACCGGCACTATCAACCTAAGATTTTTTCATTTTTCCGCCAGTTTGATCAAAACTTTGGCGGTCGGCACCAGTATCCGCTGCTACGGCGAAATCAGCCGCGGCGGACGCGGTTTTGAAATCGTACATCCGGAATACAAACCCCTGGATCAGGACCAGCCCTTAGCTGCCGGCGATGAAACCCTGACCCCTGTCTATCCCACCACAGAAGGGTTGAGGCAAATTTCCCTGCGCAACCTGACCGAGCAGGCGCTGGTGCGCCTGAAACGGGGCCAGGTGGAAGAGCTGGTACCGCCGGAATTT
It includes:
- the rpoZ gene encoding DNA-directed RNA polymerase subunit omega; protein product: MARVTVEDAVDKIGNRFDLVLVASRRARQIATGGKDPLVELENDKPTVLALREIEEGLITTDVMNSAERHAQVEQESAELAAVAAIVGGQNAE
- a CDS encoding VOC family protein; the encoded protein is MRKSNRSIKKASTRIHLLTTLLAITVTGMVPVTHAFEKTVNKPAKVMTQGINHLGLTVAKLDQSVRFFTETLGWQLKGGVPSYPAKFVSDGKLFITLWQAKDPEKAVPFNRKTNIGLHHLALTVDSFETLDLLHQRFLHTPGVVIEFAPELNGKGPTKHMMIREPSGNRIEFAHNPPKN
- a CDS encoding alkaline phosphatase, whose amino-acid sequence is MFKKTMLAMVVSGVFLAGCNDDDTREVIKEVEVIKEVEVPRETNEDVTSVKNVILMIGDGMGPQQVGLLEEYARRAPNSTYNASGNETALTKLAQAGQLGLSLNAPFGANGSLVVDSACSASQLATGVAAGSEMIGLDSEGNVVKTILEKAKAQGKATGLVSDTRITHATPAAFAAHQPHRSLEAEIAEELIASGSVDLMLSGGARVFLPSDIKTDEADRQTMADLGAPESVYKKSKRSDDRNLLLEAKNEYGYHLAFDRDQLNSAATDEGTKILGLFANSGMADGIAYSDCKKDNSCTQPSLREMTLKALDILAKDPDGFFLMIEGGQIDWAGHLNDAGWMLHELLKFDEAIAAVYEWVKDRDDTLVVVTADHETGSFGFSYSRNDLPEAQILDGDGMKGREYKPNFNFGALSKLDMLYGQTGTFYDMMDIVSADWDFTNTTGEQWADAINTHSEFKVTAEEAEFIGEREVNDYLVHDHSYLSAQEFPKVNDFKEFYVYGDEIHGDLIGRALAKEQNIVWGTGTHTAAPVPVYVFGPEAITKQFSTMQHHVDIANKMMAALIQE
- the gmk gene encoding guanylate kinase — its product is MAASGNLFILSAPSGAGKSSLITALLKQASPRPMQVSVSHTTRAPRPGENNGEHYHFVSVDEFKKQIEQKAFYEYAEVFGNYYGTSEAAIDAQLARGIDVFLDIDWQGAQQVRMKKPEVTTIFISPPSKQELENRLRSRGQDSDEVIRDRMAQAKAECSHYQEFDYIIVNDDFDRALLDLTTIVNNQRLKRSQQIEKHQDLFNDLLAND
- a CDS encoding RidA family protein translates to MKTIIKTDNAPSAIGTYSQAVKVKNTVYLSGQIPLDPNSMEIVGNTFEEQAEQVFKNLVAVCEAADGSINDMVKVNIFMTDLNNFATVNEVMSRYFKEPYPARAAIGVSQLPKGVDIEIDGIMELPSVD
- a CDS encoding SymE family type I addiction module toxin, with product MAEYHHTPELNSAKVKYPSYRQLTVLETTRESAAKNHGIGINYVPVNLEPCLVLRGKWLHQAGFTIGQKVDVVIKPDEIMLTRQQESLTPPIDK
- the spoT gene encoding bifunctional GTP diphosphokinase/guanosine-3',5'-bis pyrophosphate 3'-pyrophosphohydrolase; the protein is MYLFEPLKEHVSGYLSPEQIELLKQAYIVARDAHEGQMRSSGEPYITHPVAVALNLAKMHLDHETLMAALLHDVIEDTSTTKDELAELFGHTVAELVEGVSKLDKLKFDNKEEMQAENFRKMVLAMVQDIRVILIKLADRTHNMRTLESLRPDKRRRIARETLDIYAPIANRLGIHDIKNELEILGFEALYPMRSRALKSAVKQARGNRKEIINNIQEEITARLEESGIPATIVGREKHLYSIYRKMLNKELMFNEVMDIYAFRVIVDNKFDDCYRALGAVHNLFKPIETRFKDYIAIPKTNGYQSLHTSLIGPHGIPVEIQIRTKDMDQMADKGVAAHWLYKQDGDDSGTTAQMKARRWMQSLLELQQSAGSSFEFIENVKSDLFPEEIYVFTPDGRIIELPMGATAVDFAYAVHTDVGNSCVGAKVDRKPYPLSQPIDSGQTIEVITSSAARPNATWLNFVVTAKARLQIRTYLRSQEKTESQALGLRLLSHALGKTALEDISQEKIDSVVKETGNASFENLLINIGLGNALSIGIARRLTDEFTEDSELEPTSSKTKMPIKGTEGMLVNYGKCCRPIPGDSILAYLSPGKGLMVHQQGCRNIKGHEQGSLFPVKWDSDIDRDFIARLRIEIINHQGALAALTNVIARGESNVHSLNTDEKDSGLYTIDLEITCRNRVHLADIIRKIKVMVDVQRVIRNK
- the trmH gene encoding tRNA (guanosine(18)-2'-O)-methyltransferase TrmH; this translates as MTPERHERIKLMLDKRQPDLTVCMEGVHKNHNLAAVVRTCDAIGVSDVHAVWKSEQMRVSGGSAAGSQNWIDVHNYTTTEDAIAELKKQNMQVLVTNLSPTAVDFREVDYTKPTAIILGQEKFGASQTALDLADQDIIIPMVGMVQSLNVSVACSVVLYEAQRQRQLAGLYDSPRLSEERRQRVLFEGGHPIFAKACVRKGLPYPKIDDEGQIIASDDWWQKMQMTKETWQDIDD